TGATGCTGATGCTAAAGGGCTTACTTTATTTAATACTAACGGACAGGCTAATGCCAATACTAATGGTACTTGTACTTTTAGCAGTATTGCTAGAAGCGGTTCATTTACCAAGAATAATTGTGCTGCAGGCGGAGTTGGTTCAAGTGTAGCTTTTAGTCAGGCTGTTGGTGCTCAGACTTCAATAATTTCTCAGGCTGATGCTGATGCCAAAGGACTTACTTTGTTTAATACTAATGGACAAACCAATGCGAATGCAAATGGAACTTGTACATTTAGTAGTATTGTCAAAAGCGGTTCGTTTACCAAGAATAATTGTCCTTCAGGCGGAGTTGGTTCTGCAGTGGTGTATACTGTTCCGGCAGGTCAATATACTTCAACAACTTCACAAGCTGCTGCAGATGCACTTGCTCAAACTGATGTTACCAATAATGGGCAAACCTATGCAAACACAAACGGAACGTGTACGTTTAGCAGTATTGTCAAAAGTGGTTCATTTACCAAGAATAATTGCGCTTCTGGCGGAGTAGGTTCGGCAGTTGTTTATACGGTTCCTGCAGGAAGATATACGTCAACAACGTCACAAGCTGCTGCAGATGCATTAGCTCAAACAGATGTCACTACTAACGGACAGACTAATGCTAACACGAATGGAACTTGTACATTTACAAGTATTGTAAAAAGCGGTTCATTTACTAAAAATAATTGCGCTTCTGGCGGAGTAGGTTCATTAGTTGTTTATACCGTTCCCGCGGGAAGATATACTTCAACAACTTCACAAGCTGCTGCAGATGCACTGGCCCAAACTGATGTTACCACTAACGGACAAACCAATGCTAATACAAATGGAACTTGTACATTTAGTAGTATTGTCAAAAGTGGTTCGTTTACCAAGAATAATTGTGCTTCAGGCGGAGTTGGTTCGACAGTTGTTTATACGGTTCCTGCAGGTCAATATACTTCAACAACTTCACAAGCTGCTGCAGATGCATTAGCTCAAACTGATGTTACCAATAACGGACAAACTTATGCTAACACAAATGGGACTTGTACGTTTACGAGTATTGCCAAAAGTGGTTCATTCACAAAGAATAATTGTGCTGTGGGCGGAGTTGGTTCAGTAGTGGTGTATACCGTTCCGGCAGGTCAATATACTTCAACAACTTCACAAGCCGCGGCAGATGCACTTGCGCAAACAGATGTTACGACTAACGGACAGACTAATGCTAACACAAATGGAACTTGTACATTTATAAGTATTGTCAAAAGTGGTTCATTTACTAAAAATAATTGCGCTTCTGGCGGAGTAGGTTCATTAGTTGTTTATACCGTTCCCGCCGGAAGATATACTTCAACAACGTCACAAGCTGCTGCAGATGCACTGGCCCAAACGGATGTTACCACTAACGGACAAACCAATGCTAATACAAATGGAACTTGTACCTTTAGTAGTATTGTCAAAAGTGGTTCGTTTACCAAGAATAATTGTGCCGTAGGCGGAGCAGGTTCAGTAGTGGTGTATACTGTTCTGGCAGGTCAATATACTTCAACAACTTCACAAGCCGCTGCAGATGCATTGGCTCAAACAGATGTTACCAATAACGGACAAACTTTTGCTAATACAAACGGAACTTGTACGTTTACGAGTATTGCCAAAAGTGGTTCATTCACAAAGAATAATTGTGCTGCTGGTGGAGTTGGTTCGGTAGTTGTTTATACGGTTCCTGCTGGAAGATACACTTCAACAACATCACAAGTTGCTGCAGATGCATTAGCTCAAACAGATGTAAACAATAATGGACAAACTAATGCTAACACAAATGGGACATGTACGTTTAGCAGTATTGTAAAAAGTGGTTCATTCACTAAAAATAATTGTGCTGCGGGCGGAGTTGGTTCGGCAGTTGTTTATACGGTTCCGGCAGGTACTTACACATCAACAACTTCACAAGCTGCTGCAGATGCATTAGCTCAAACAGATGTTAACAATAACGGACAAGCCAATGCGAATACAAATGGAACTTGTACTTTTAGCAGTATTGCCAGAAGCGGTTCATTTACCAAGAATAATTGCGCTTCAGGCGGAGTTGGTTCAAGTGTAGTCTTTAACCAAGCTGTTGGTGCTCAGACATCAATTGTTTCTCAGGCAGATGCAGATGCTAAAGGGCTTACTTTGTTTAATACAAACGGGCAAGCCAATGCTAATGCCAATGGAACCTGTACTTTTAGTAGTATTGCCAGAAGCGGATCGTTTACCAAGAATAATTGTGCATCAGGCGGAGTTGGTTCTACTGTAGCCTTTAGTCAGGTAGCAGGCGCTCAAACCTCATTGATTTCGCAAGCAGATGCAGATTCCAAAGGACTTACTTTATTCAATACTAACGGACAAACCAATGCTAATACAAATGGAACTTGTACTTTTAGTAGTGTTGTCAAAAGTGGTTCATATACAAAAAATAATTGTGCTGTGGGCGGAGTAGGTTCAGTAGTGGTGTATACCGTTCCGGCAGGCCAATATACTTCAGCAACTTCACAGGCTGCTGCAGATGCACTGGCTCAAACAGATGTTACTACTAACGGGCAAACTTATGCGAACACAAATGGTACTTGTACGTTTACAAGTATTGTTAAGAGCGGTTCATACACAAAGAATAATTGCGCTGCAGGCGGAGTTGGTTCAGTAGTTGTTTATACGGTTCCTGCGGGAAGATATACTTCAACAACTTCACAGGCTGCCGCAGATGCATTAGCTCAAACAGATGTTACTAATAATGGACAGGCGAATGCTAATACAAATGGTACCTGTACCTTTAGCAGTATTGCCAGAAGTGGTTCATTTGCCAAGAATAATTGTGCTGCTGGCGGAGTTGGTTCTAGTGTAGCCTTTAGTCAGGCTGTTGGCGCTCAGACATCAATAATTTCTCAGGCAGATGCAGATTCTAAAGGTCTTACTTTATTTAATACCAACGGACAAGCTAACGCGAATACAAATGGTACTTGTACTTTTAGCAGTATTGCCAGAAGCGGATCGTTTACAAAGAACAATTGTGCCGCAGGCGGAGTTGGTTCAAGTGTAGCTTTCAGCCAAATAGTAGGCGCTCAGACATCAATAATTTCGCAAGCTGATGCAGATTCCAAAGGGCTTACTCTATTTAATACCAATGGACAAGCTAATGCAAATACTAATGGTATTTGCACTTTTAGTAGTATTGCGAGAAGTGGATCTTTTACCAAAAATAATTGTGTTGCGCCAGCAATTGGTTCAAGTGTAACTTTTAGCCAGGCAGTAGGAGCTCAGATTTCAACAATTTCTCAAGCCGATGCGGATGCTAAAGGGCTTACTTTGTTTAATACCAATGGGCAGACGAATGCGAATACAAATGGTAGTTGTACTTATTATAATGTTGCTATTAGCAAGACCTTTACCAGAAACGATTGCTCGGTTAATGGTACTCCGGGCACATATGTTTACAACGTTCCTGCCGCTAAATATAGTTCTGGTGGTTCACAATCAATTGCAGATGGATTGGCTCAAAAAGAGATAGATGCAAATGGACAAAATTTTGCAAATAATATTGCAGAGTGTACTTTTTATAGTGCAGCTAAATCAGGAGTATTTGTTAAAAATAATTGTACAGGTGGTTTAACAGGAAGTTCTGTTACCTACTCAGTTCCAAGTAGAAAATATAGTGCGATTGGTTCTCAGGCTGATGCTGATGCTTTAGCACAATCAGATGTAGATAGTAATGGACAAGCATATGCTAATACAAACGGAATATGCCTTTTCAAAAGTATTGCCAGAAGCGGATCGTTTACCAAGGATAACTGCGGAGCAAGCGGAACTGGGACAACTGTAGTTTATAATCAAGTAGTTGGCGCTGCTACTTCAGCAGTTTCTCAGGCAGATGCTGATGCCCTGGGGCTTACCAAATTTAATACAGATGGGCAAGCCAATGCTAATGCCAACGGAACTTGTACAGTATCTTTTACATATGAAACTGAATTTGCAGTGCCAACCAAAGAGCTTTCTATCTTTGTTTTTGCCTCTTCTTCAAATCATCTTGGAGCAACATTTAATTTTAATGTTAATTATATACGTATAAACGGGCAGCCTGCAACTCAAGCAGTAAGTGTGGTATTGGCTGCTGGTCAAACTGAAAATACTGTTATACCTGCGTTAGCAGCTAAAAGTTTAGTAAGTGTTGATTTAGTATCATTAATTAAAAATTAAATTGACTTATAAAGAAAATACAAAAGAGAACTTAATGAAAAAATATATACCAATAATAATTTTGTTTTTGGCTGCAATTCCGGGTATAAATGCTCAGACTTTCAGTGATGATAATTTTGTTTACAAAGTAACACCTAAAAAGGCAGTTCAATCGGGTAACTTCAATACGCTGACCAAAGATTCGATTGTTCAAAGTATAACTTATTTTGATGGATTAGGCCGCCCTGTGCAGCCTATAGCAATAGGTCAGGGAGTTGGAGGTACAGATATTGTTACTCCAATTCAATATGATGGTTTTGGGAGGCAAGTAAAAGAATACTTGCCTTATCCAGTAACCAATAGCGGGACAAATTATCCGAGAATTGATACAAATACAGCAATAGCTGATTTAGCCGGAATCTACAGCTCAAAATTTAACGATGCTTCAAACCCATTTTCTGAAAAACAACTTGAAAGTTCCCCATTAAACAGAGTATTGAAGCAAGCTGCTCCAGGCGATGCGTGGGCTATGAATAGTGGTCACGAAATCAAATTGGATTATCAGACTAATACCGGTACTACTGAGGTTAAGTTATACAAAGCAACGGCTACTTGGGATGCGGGATTAGGATTGTATGATATTAGTTTTTCGGATGCTACGGGTTATTATAACACTAATGAATTGTACAAAACGATTACTTATGATGAGAATACAACTCCGGGAACCAAAGTAGGAACCGAAGAATTTAAAAACAAAGAAGGACAGGTAGTGCTAAAGCGCACTTATAATGGTGCAGATCAATTTGACACCTATTATGTATATGATGATAAGTATGGAAATCTGACTTATGTAATTCCGCCAAAAGCAGATGGAACCATAACTCTTGATATTTTAAATGATTTATGTTATCAATATAAATATGATTATAGAAACCGTTTGGTTGAGAAAAAATTACCAGGGAAAGCTTGGGAGTTTATTGTTTATGATAAGTTAGACAGACCGGTGGCAACAGGACCGGCAGCTTCGCCCTTTAAAGGCGATGCTACAATAGGCTGGATGATTACGAAATATGATGTTCTTGGACGACCAATTTATACCGGATGGAACGCTCAGACTGTAAGTCCATCTACTAGAAAAACATTGCAGGACGCACAAAATTCAGCAACCACTTTGTTTGAAACCAAGGCTTTACTGGATATTGATGAAATTGCTACGGGTTATAATAATAGTATAGAACCAACAAATTTCAAACTCTTAACGGTTAATTATTATGATGATTATTCCTTTCCGGATGCTCAGACAAGACCTACAAAAATTATAGGACAAAAAACACTAACCAATGTAAAAGGACTGCCAACAGGAAGCTGGACCAGAGTAGTAACAACCCTTACTTCTAAAGCTGGAGAAACGTCTACAATTTTTTATGATGAAAAAGGAAGAGCTATAAGTACTTATCTTAAAAATTATCTGGGAGGTAAAAACCATACAGATAGTGAACTTGATTTTTCAGGAAAAACCCTAAGCAGCGTTACGGTACATCAACGTCTGGACGGAGGTGATCAAATTGTTATAGATGAAAAATTCACATATTCGGCTCAGGATCGTTTATTAACGCATACGCATCAAATTAATGGAGGAACCATACAACTCATGGCTTCTAATGAATATGATAATCTGGGGCAATTAAAGAACAAAATTGTAGGGAATACTACCGGGAGTCCTCTACAGAAAGTTGATTTTGCTTATAACATTAGAGGCTGGCTTACTGATATTAATGATACAAAGGACTTAAAGCAAGGCACAGAACCTAGAGATTTATTTGCCTTTAGAATTAATTACAATAAAATTGAAGGAAGTACGAGCTATTCAAAAGAACTTTATAACGGAAATATTGCAGAAACCTTTTGGAGTTCAGGTCTTGATGGATCTGGAATTAAGCATGGTTATGGTTATCAATACGATCAATTAAATCGATTAAAAGACGCCTGGTATCAAGAGCCAAAATCAGCGGATTATAAAAATTATTTTGGAGAGAATAACATAGAGTACGATAAGAACGGAAATATTACAAAGTTACTGCGTGAGCGTAAATTAGGGACAAATAATCCTTATATGGATCCTATGGATAATCTGGATTATTTCTATAAAGCAAACACGAACTTATTAATGAAAGTTACGGATAAGTCTAATGTACCGGAAGGCTTTAAAGATGATAGTGATGGTTCTAATGACACCGTAGACGACTACGATTATGACGTAAACGGAAATTTGATAAAAGACGACAATAAAGGTATTACTGTGATTGATTACAATCATCTAAATTTACCTAAGAAAATAACATTTGGCACAAAAGGCAGCATTGAGTATATTTACAACGCAGCAGGGCAAAAAGTACAAAAAACTGTAACAGAAACAGGAAAAACAGCAATAGTTACAGATTATTTAGGAGGCTTTCAGTACAAAGACAATGTTTTGGAGTTTTTCCCAACCGCAGAAGGGTATGTTAAAAATACTGCCAATGTTTTTTCGTATGTATTTCAATACAAAGATCATTTAGGAAACGTACGAGTGAGTTATATTAAAAATAGTAGCAATGTTCTTGAAGTTATTGACGAAAACAACTATTATCCTTTTGGATTGATCCATGTTAGTAACAGCATTTTGCCAGGTACTAATAATAAGTATAAGTATAATGGAAAAGAGCTCCAAGATGATGATATTGGAGGTTCTAAGCTTAATTTGTATGATTATGGAGCGCGTAATTATGACCCTGCACTTGGTCGATGGATGAATATTGACCCTAAAGCTCATGAATATTTTGGAATTAGTCCATATGTTTATGTAGCTAATCGCCCCATAGTTGCAATTGACCCTGATGGTAAAAGAATATATTTTGTTGGTGGCGCAGGTAATGATTCCGATGGATGGGAGTATATAAAAAGATGGGGACAAGCTTTTGAAAAAGTTGGAGTTGATTTTTACAGGGTAAATGCTAGTCATGGGAAAGGCGGTGATGTTTTATTCACAAGTAGATATAGAAACAATGGATACCAACAAGTTACTAGACCTACTAATATGAATAATTATGTTTCAGGACTGTCCCCCTCTCCAGTAGAGTATACTAATGAAACCAGACCAGTCACTGAAAAAACACTTGATGCTACAGTTGCTTTATATAGAAAGCAATTAAAAGATAATCCTCTTGAAGAAGGTGAACAGTTTAATTTAGCTGGATATTCATACGGAAGTGTTTTACAAGCTCAGGCTGCCTTGAAATTGGCAAACGGTGGTCAAGTGATTGATAACTTAGTTTTAATAGGTAGTCCAATTTCGGACAAATCATCATTATGGAAACAACTGAAATCAAATAAAAATATTAAAAATGTAATTCGATATGATATTCAAGGAGATATGTTAAGTAATCCTCAAGATATGTATGATTACATTGAAGGAGGCTATCAAAATAGTGGTGATAAAGGTCATCATTTTGATGCTGCAAGACCAGGTGCAAAAGCAAATTCATTAATTCAAACAATAGTTCAATGGTTACAACAGCAAGGAGTAAAAAATTAGAAAAAAGTATTTTTTTTATAATTTATTTTGTGATAATTTATAGTACATTAGCTGTGATATTACCTTTTTTTATAATGTCATGGTCATGGGGTGAAAAGCTTAATATATTTCAAAATTCAATTATTTATTTTTTTTCAAAACCATTTAACCCGACAAAAAGTTTGTTTTTTATTCTGCTTAATGGTTTTTTTTGGGGAATTATTTTTAGTTTATGTTTATTTATTATTTATCTATTTAAAAATAAAAGCAAATTGACATAGCAATTGGTAATATAGGTAATGTACCAGATGTGCTGGTGGTTAATTATTATTACAGAAAATTAGATATTAATATCGAATAAAAATTAAAACAACCTTCGGGTTGACAAAATCAAAAAAAAGCCACTTCGCAACGGAGTGGCTTTTGCTTTTATAGCACTTTAAAATGTACCAAACTGTTAAAATAGAATTCAAATTAGCCTGTATCTTCTAGGGAATCTCACTAGAATAGAAAAATAGTATTCAGAGTATCTCCCTCCCTGTATCGGCTATTTTACTACCAAATACCCCGCTCTGCAAAGAATTCCTTATAAAAAGCTGCGCAAATGTCTCTGACTTTGCGCAATTTTTTTATGTTATTGTAAATGGTATATTTTTTAAAAGCTTCGATTATAAAACCTAAAACATTTAGCTTATATGATTTATACTAAATTTTAGATACAGTCAGAGACTTTATAATGTTTTCGTTTTTTAGATTAGATTTGTTTTAAGAAGTGGCGCAAAGTCAGAGACATTTGCGCAGCGTTCACGAGAACACATCGGAGAGCTGGGAGAATGGTTAAAAAAGTTAAGGAACAAAAAAAAAAAAAATCATTATGAAACGAATATTATACAGTATGTTGATTGTCTTCTTTTCGATGTGTAAAACTCCCATAATAGAATTTGATAATTCAAAAGATATAAATTTAGCTCCACAAGAAATACTTTTAAAAGATTTAAAGGCAACAGAAGCTAAATATTCTGTATTAATTTTTAGTACGGGATTTGAAAGTGAAAATTTAATTGTAAATAATTGTGATAGTCTAATTTATAAAGGATTAATGGAGACAAATAAAATACAACCCTTTGCTAAGTTGCTTAGAATTGAAAATACATGCAGTACTAAAGTAGAGGATTTAGATATTCACATTTCTTTTGAAATTAAAAAATCTCTTATAAATAAATATAAATTTGTATATGTTCGAAAAGATTATAATAAAAACAAAAGATATACTATAACTTACAGTAATAAATTAAAACGCATCTTATAGACTTATTTATCTCGCGCCCCAAAGTGATACTTATAAAAAGCTGTGAAAATTTCTCTAATCTTAAGTGAAATTGTTTATAAACGGTCATATACGTTCCTCTTTTATCGTAAAAATTTGCAGAACTATGCAATTAAAATAATTAGGATAGTATATGGAAGTTAATGAAACTAAAAAATTAGAGAATCTTAAAAATATAATTGAGAAGTATTTCAATAATTCAAAGTCAGAAAGTAAATCAGAATTTTACACCGCTCAAATCAAGGTTAATTATTATGAACTTGGTTGTGTGATTACAAATATGCTAAAAATGTGCATTTTGGCATTAGAAAATGAAGGACATATAATGTCAAGCACAAACAAAAATCCTGTAAATGTTTCCCTCATTTTAGAAATGGTACTTGAAATGTTTCCTGCAAATGAATTTGATATGTTAGCCGAAATTAATGAGATGGTTTTTGGCTATTCTCAGCTTGTGGAGAAATAAAGATAAAATAATTTATGAGGAAGAATCTCTTATAAAAAAACTGCGCAAAGTCAGAAACATTTGCGCAGGATTAATAATAATAATACCTCTAAAAGCAGGTTATAAAAATGTTGAAATTATTAAGTTTTAGAAAAAGAAATATCCAACAGATACTTGAAATACTCCGTTTTTATTTTTAATAGAAGAATTATCTACATTATTAATATCCGTTAATCCCAGATTATATCTTACACCAAAATTAAGTCCGTTGTCGAGTTTGTAACCTAAGCCAAAATTAACACCAAAATCAACAGTATTAAACGAATCTTTTACGTTTATCTTTTCATTTTTGGCAGCAAGTAAAAAACCTATTTGCGGTCCGGCTTCAACACTAAATCCTTTTGTTAAATAATATTTCCCCATTAAAGGAACGTTCAAATAACTTAAGGCAACTGTATTATCATTGAAACTATATCCCTGACCGGAATACATTAACTCAGGTTGAAAAGAAAATTTTTCTGAAATGGGAATTTCCGATAAAACACCAAAATTAAATGATGTTACGGCATCAATACCTTTAGTATTATCTCCGCTGATATTTGCAAAGTTTAAACCTCCTTTAGCACCAAATTTAATTTTTTGGGCATTAACATTTGTAAAACCTAAAACTGTAAGAACAGCTAGTAATAGCATTTTTTTCATAAAAATTGATTTGAATTATTTGAAGCCAAAATTCACATAAGAAAAACTATAAAAGGTTTCAAAACCTCAAAAATGGATAAATTGGCACCTATTTACAGGTGTTTTTATATTCATTTGGTGTTTGACCGGTAACTTTTTTAAAAGCTTTATAAAAAGTTGTCTTAGAAGTAAACCCGGATTCTAATCCCATTGTCAACAAATTATAATTTTCATATTCAGAATTTGAGATCATTTCCTTGACAGCTTCAACCCGATATTGATTAATGTAATTGGCAAAGTTGTCTCCTGTTATCGTGTTTACAATTAGTGAAACATATCCGGCACTTATGCCTAGTTTTTCGGCGACTTTTTCTCGGTTTAATGTACTGTCAGTATAAATGTGCTGCTCTTTGCAAAGAAGTTCCAGTTTTTGAAAATAAAGATTATCTGCCGTGATAGATTCCTTATATTCTTCCAGAGTACTATTTTCTTCTGTTAGGCTGTTTTCTATAATTTGAATACTGGCAGAGGAAAGAGCTAAATCATTATTTAGAAAATTATAGATGGCATCTTTATTCTTGGCAAGCTTGTATTTGTAAATACCTATATAAGCTGTCCAATGCATTATGAATGTTGCCGATAAAGCCACAACACTCATAATCGAGGAAATGTCCGAATGAAAAAACAGGCCAACCAAATAAGTCGTTAACCAGACAAATAATAGCAAATACATGCTGGTTAATAAGGTAATAACCCATTTTTTCTCTTGAGGATCTTTTAAATGTTTTATCATAAAATAAGAGTAAAGAGGTAGAAACAGGACGATAATAACAGCCATTAAAAGCTGAATCAGCTGAAGTATATTGATTAGGTACATGCAGGACTCAGGAATTTTATAAATTCCTGCTACACTATCAAGAGAGATTGCAAGATTAAGAATACTATTATAGACAAATGGAATATAACACAAATAAGTTTTTTGTCTGTTTTTTACCGCATCATCAATTCGGTTTATAATAAACAGAAATGTGAAAACAGGTAATAGAAATACCCAATCGATAGCGTCTAGAAAACGCACTAAGGGATAGGATGTAAACACATTTTCAATTTCAAAAACATAATTTAGTAAAACGATTGAAAGTGCAAATAATAAGCCTGCCAGATATCTATTTGATTTACTATTGAATAAGGAAGACTTTAAAATAATTAAGCCTAAGACTATTCCCTGAAAAATCGCAATATTTAAAAGTGTGGTATATATCAATTTCTTAAGATAAAAAGTTGTTTTTAAGATTTGTTTTTGGAATATCGTGGTAATTAGTCCTTCTTTAAAACATAGCCTATTTCATACGGATTGATAAGACGAATTTATATTAATACTAATGACTTTCTTAACGGATTAAGAAATGATTAACTAAAAAGCTATATTAGATTTGAGGTAAAATCTGAGACTTTATGAAGTTTTGGTTTTTTAGATTAGATTTGTTTTTAAGGAGTGACGCAAAGTCAGAGACATTTGTGCAGCGCTCGCGAGAACACCTTGAAGAGTTGTGGGAAGTTGTGTTTAATATAGATATTCTAGAAAATTTTGTGAACAATGAGAAAATATTTAATCTTTATAACTGTCATAACTATAGGTTGTGCCAATAATTTAGAAAAAGATCGTCTGTATTTGAAAGAAATAAAAGTAAATAATAAGATTATAGAGTGGTTTTATTATTCGAACGTTGCTTCAACGAGCGCTGATTATGTATTATTATATGATTCAATAAATGATAAAAACGATACTATTGTTAAATCTACGAATATAAAAGATGTTCGTTTCGTAAATGATACAATTGCTTTATATTTTTATGGTAAACCTGAAATTTATGATGATTCTATAATTATAAAAAAACAGATAAATCAATTCAAAATAATAGTTGATACTAATGCTATGCCTACAGGACCTATCCCAAGCAGGAAATCTTATTTAAAAGAAGACTGATAATTTTCTTAGTGGAATAATTATCACTAGTTACTCGAAGAGTTTATTATGAAAAGCTGTACAAATGTCTGTGAATTTGTATAATATCATTTAAACAAAAAAGCTCCAGATTTCTCTGAAGCTTTGTCTTATTAGCGCTTACACAACAATTCTCAAACCATTTTGCAGATGATTTGAAAAGAATATTAATGATCTAGTGATGAATTTATCCTATAAGGTATCGAATAAAGGCATCTTACCTTTTGTCCATTTTGAAGGCCGGGTTTCCATTTAGGCGATAATTTTAAAACTCTGATTAGTTCTTTTCCGCTTCCATAACCAAGATCCCTAAGGATTTTTATATCAGATAAGCTTCCGTCTTTTTCAACTATAAATGTTGAGTAAATTTTTCCGCTAAGATCTTTTTCGTCTATTTTGAATTTTTTATCTATAAAATCCTGAAACTTACTTATTCCGCCTGGAAATTCTGGTTTAACATCTATACCGGCAGCGTTATATACAGTCTCTTCTACTTCATTTTCTACTTTTTCTTTTTGATAAACGACATCCCATTTGTGGTTGTATGTTTTTCCTAAAAAATTATAAGATACCACATCAGAAAGTTTAACAATCCAATATCCTTTAATGTTTTTGAACAGATAATAATTTACGTATGTATAACTGCTATTGCTATTATTAGTGGTATTTTTTGCGGGAATAGCTTCTTTATAGCTTATATAATCTGATACAATTTTTAGGCCTTGTCTTTCAATTACTTTTGAAGTTCTAATGTATAAGTAATTTTTATCGGCTATAAAAGAACTAAAAGTTTCAGTTGAAGCCGCATCGATGCCTGGAATTCTTTGTAACCCGAGTTCTCTGGTGTAATAATATACATTGTCATTGTTTTTGTAATAATTAAACCAAAGCGAACGAAATTTATCACCATTAATATCTGTCAATTTCCCCTGGCAATAAACCTGATTTCCCTTTTTATAAAATCCATAAGCATAATTCTCTGCATCTGGAACATAGGTGTAATCATCTGTACCACAAATCAAATAGGGTTCTGACGATTTTTGCTTAGTGTAACCTTTCGGAATTTTTAAAGTACGATCTCTAATTGCCGTATTAGCTTTTTT
This genomic window from Flavobacterium sp. 9 contains:
- a CDS encoding porin family protein, with translation MKKMLLLAVLTVLGFTNVNAQKIKFGAKGGLNFANISGDNTKGIDAVTSFNFGVLSEIPISEKFSFQPELMYSGQGYSFNDNTVALSYLNVPLMGKYYLTKGFSVEAGPQIGFLLAAKNEKINVKDSFNTVDFGVNFGLGYKLDNGLNFGVRYNLGLTDINNVDNSSIKNKNGVFQVSVGYFFF
- a CDS encoding DUF6443 domain-containing protein; this encodes MKKYIPIIILFLAAIPGINAQTFSDDNFVYKVTPKKAVQSGNFNTLTKDSIVQSITYFDGLGRPVQPIAIGQGVGGTDIVTPIQYDGFGRQVKEYLPYPVTNSGTNYPRIDTNTAIADLAGIYSSKFNDASNPFSEKQLESSPLNRVLKQAAPGDAWAMNSGHEIKLDYQTNTGTTEVKLYKATATWDAGLGLYDISFSDATGYYNTNELYKTITYDENTTPGTKVGTEEFKNKEGQVVLKRTYNGADQFDTYYVYDDKYGNLTYVIPPKADGTITLDILNDLCYQYKYDYRNRLVEKKLPGKAWEFIVYDKLDRPVATGPAASPFKGDATIGWMITKYDVLGRPIYTGWNAQTVSPSTRKTLQDAQNSATTLFETKALLDIDEIATGYNNSIEPTNFKLLTVNYYDDYSFPDAQTRPTKIIGQKTLTNVKGLPTGSWTRVVTTLTSKAGETSTIFYDEKGRAISTYLKNYLGGKNHTDSELDFSGKTLSSVTVHQRLDGGDQIVIDEKFTYSAQDRLLTHTHQINGGTIQLMASNEYDNLGQLKNKIVGNTTGSPLQKVDFAYNIRGWLTDINDTKDLKQGTEPRDLFAFRINYNKIEGSTSYSKELYNGNIAETFWSSGLDGSGIKHGYGYQYDQLNRLKDAWYQEPKSADYKNYFGENNIEYDKNGNITKLLRERKLGTNNPYMDPMDNLDYFYKANTNLLMKVTDKSNVPEGFKDDSDGSNDTVDDYDYDVNGNLIKDDNKGITVIDYNHLNLPKKITFGTKGSIEYIYNAAGQKVQKTVTETGKTAIVTDYLGGFQYKDNVLEFFPTAEGYVKNTANVFSYVFQYKDHLGNVRVSYIKNSSNVLEVIDENNYYPFGLIHVSNSILPGTNNKYKYNGKELQDDDIGGSKLNLYDYGARNYDPALGRWMNIDPKAHEYFGISPYVYVANRPIVAIDPDGKRIYFVGGAGNDSDGWEYIKRWGQAFEKVGVDFYRVNASHGKGGDVLFTSRYRNNGYQQVTRPTNMNNYVSGLSPSPVEYTNETRPVTEKTLDATVALYRKQLKDNPLEEGEQFNLAGYSYGSVLQAQAALKLANGGQVIDNLVLIGSPISDKSSLWKQLKSNKNIKNVIRYDIQGDMLSNPQDMYDYIEGGYQNSGDKGHHFDAARPGAKANSLIQTIVQWLQQQGVKN
- a CDS encoding AraC family transcriptional regulator — encoded protein: MIYTTLLNIAIFQGIVLGLIILKSSLFNSKSNRYLAGLLFALSIVLLNYVFEIENVFTSYPLVRFLDAIDWVFLLPVFTFLFIINRIDDAVKNRQKTYLCYIPFVYNSILNLAISLDSVAGIYKIPESCMYLINILQLIQLLMAVIIVLFLPLYSYFMIKHLKDPQEKKWVITLLTSMYLLLFVWLTTYLVGLFFHSDISSIMSVVALSATFIMHWTAYIGIYKYKLAKNKDAIYNFLNNDLALSSASIQIIENSLTEENSTLEEYKESITADNLYFQKLELLCKEQHIYTDSTLNREKVAEKLGISAGYVSLIVNTITGDNFANYINQYRVEAVKEMISNSEYENYNLLTMGLESGFTSKTTFYKAFKKVTGQTPNEYKNTCK
- a CDS encoding energy transducer TonB, which produces MKAIILIFLSICSIANCQNKKANTAIRDRTLKIPKGYTKQKSSEPYLICGTDDYTYVPDAENYAYGFYKKGNQVYCQGKLTDINGDKFRSLWFNYYKNNDNVYYYTRELGLQRIPGIDAASTETFSSFIADKNYLYIRTSKVIERQGLKIVSDYISYKEAIPAKNTTNNSNSSYTYVNYYLFKNIKGYWIVKLSDVVSYNFLGKTYNHKWDVVYQKEKVENEVEETVYNAAGIDVKPEFPGGISKFQDFIDKKFKIDEKDLSGKIYSTFIVEKDGSLSDIKILRDLGYGSGKELIRVLKLSPKWKPGLQNGQKVRCLYSIPYRINSSLDH